The following proteins are encoded in a genomic region of Periophthalmus magnuspinnatus isolate fPerMag1 chromosome 21, fPerMag1.2.pri, whole genome shotgun sequence:
- the LOC117389492 gene encoding trace amine-associated receptor 13c-like, which translates to METTELCFPELHNISCRKPQPVPSDALLSYNLLSLISLLTLTMNLLVIISIAHFRQLHSPTNLLILSLAVSDFLVGLLPIPLQILLTETCWVMGSELCALYYITVFTITASAIGSIVLISIDRYLAICDPLHYNTKVTVNRVRFCVCACWLCALIYNSLILKDFVSDPDAGSSCYGECVLVLNHVTGNVDFVFTFISPITVIVVLYVRIFMVVVSQARSVQSKVVTLQQTVTMSARKSELKAARTLGIVILVFIACLCPYYIPSFTGEDIVDSSLITRLSVWIWFFNSCVNPFVYALFYPWFRKCIKLIVTLKIVLPRSSHANIL; encoded by the exons ATGGAAACAACTGAACTGTGCTTCCCAGAACTTCACAACATCTCCTGCAGAAAGCCCCAGCCTGTTCCATCAGACGCTCTACTGTCCTACAACCTGCTCTCTCTAATATCTCTGCTCACATTGACAATGAATCTACTGGTCATCATCTCCATCGCACACTTCAG GCAGCTTCACAGTCCTACCAACCTGCTAATCCTCTCTCTGGCTGTGTCAGATTTCCTTGTTGGTCTTTTACCGATTCCACTTCAAATCCTGCTCACAGAAACCTGTTGGGTCATGGGAAGTGAACTTTGTGCTTTGTATTATATAACAGTCTTTACCATAACAGCATCTGCAATTGGTTCTATTGTGCTCATTTCAATTGATCGTTATTTAGCCATTTGTGATCCATTACATTACAATACCAAAGTGACAGTAAACCGGGTTAGGTTCTGTGTTTGTGCTTGTTGGCTCTGTGCTCTCATCTACAATAGTCTGATTTTAAAGGATTTTGTCAGTGATCCTGATGCAGGAAGTTCATGTTATGGAGAGTGTGTATTGGTGCTCAACCACGTTACCGGAAATGTTGATTTTGTGTTTACCTTCATCAGTCCTATCACTGTCATTGTGGTTCTGTATGTGAGGATTTTTATGGTGGTCGTCTCTCAAGCTCGTTCAGTGCAGTCTAAAGTCGTGACGTTGCAGCAAACTGTGACTATGTCGGCCAGAAAATCAGAGCTAAAAGCAGCTAGGACACTTGGAatagttattttagttttcataGCGTGTTTATGTCCCTATTACATCCCATCTTTCACTGGGGAGGACATTGTAGACAGCAGCCTTATTACACGTCTTTCTGTTTGGATATGGTTCTTTAACTCCTGTGTAAACCCCTTTGTCTATGCATTattttatccctggtttagaaaatgtataaaactaaTTGTAACATTGAAAATAGTGCTGCCCCGTTCTTCTCATGCAAATATTCTTTGA
- the LOC117389495 gene encoding trace amine-associated receptor 13c-like codes for METTELCFPELHNISCRKPQPAPSDALLSYNLLSLISLLTVTMNLLVIISIAHFRQLHSPTNLLILSLAVSDFLVGLLPIPLQILLTETCWVMGSELCALYYITVFTITASAIGSIVLISIDRYLAICDPLHYNTKVTINRVRFCVCACWLCALFYYSLILKDFLIDPDAHSSCYGECVVVLNYVTGNVDFVFTFISPITVIVVLYVRIFMVVISQARSMQSKVVTLHQTVTMSARKSELKAARTLGIVILVFIACLCPYYIPSFTGEDIVESSLSTRLSVWIWFFNSCINPFVYALFYPWFRKCIQQIVTLKIVQPHSSHANIL; via the exons ATGGAAACAACTGAACTGTGCTTCCCAGAACTTCACAACATCTCCTGCAGAAAGCCCCAGCCTGCTCCATCAGATGCTCTACTGTCCTACAACCTGCTCTCTCTAATATCTCTGCTCACAGTGACAATGAATCTACTGGTCATCATCTCCATCGCACACTTCAG GCAGCTTCACAGTCCTACCAACCTGCTAATCCTCTCTCTGGCTGTGTCAGATTTCCTTGTTGGTCTTTTACCGATTCCACTTCAAATCCTGCTCACAGAAACTTGTTGGGTCATGGGAAGTGAACTTTGTGCTTTGTATTATATAACAGTCTTTACCATAACAGCATCTGCAATTGGTTCTATTGTGCTCATTTCAATTGATCGTTATTTAGCCATTTGTGATCCATTACATTACAATACCAAAGTGACAATAAACCGGGTTAGGTTCTGTGTTTGTGCTTGTTGGCTCTGTGCTCTCTTCTACTATAGTCTAATTTTAAAGGATTTTCTCATTGATCCTGATGCACACAGTTCATGTTATGGAGAGTGTGTGGTGGTGCTCAACTATGTTACCGGAAATGTTGATTTTGTGTTTACCTTCATCAGTCCTATCACTGTCATTGTGGTTCTGTATGTGAGGATTTTTATGGTGGTCATCTCTCAAGCTCGTTCAATGCAGTCTAAAGTCGTGACTTTGCATCAAACTGTGACTATGTCGGCCAGAAAATCAGAGCTAAAAGCAGCTAGGACACTTGGAatagttattttagttttcataGCGTGTTTATGTCCCTATTACATCCCATCCTTCACTGGGGAGGACATTGTAGAAAGCAGCCTTAGTACACGTCTTTCTGTTTGGATATGGTTCTTTAACTCATGTATAAACCCTTTTGTCTATGCATTATTTTATCCTTGGTTTAGAAAATGTATACAACAAATTGTAACATTGAAAATAGTGCAGCCCCATTCTTCTCATGCAAATATTCTTTGA